A single genomic interval of Scylla paramamosain isolate STU-SP2022 chromosome 12, ASM3559412v1, whole genome shotgun sequence harbors:
- the LOC135105863 gene encoding max-binding protein MNT-like isoform X4, translated as MSLELLLDAAKYLEQQEESCKDEGGEEGGEDEGVKREAVVQRTADNLPRATPTTIPHHHPHNNHHHHHHHHHHHHHHNSNHRGVGPNSPPPAPRTAPTSPAHARDEPPQQRRVPTLSTPTLGVRGTPSGQPQGGGQHHTSPRTSLSYPGSPAASPSPLGLLSVFRQESSSPPSSSSSTGDPSSLPPRLGTDATHHQQQHQPGPHLHNGLAKSLTLSPAHHNTFSHHGLYSPDDPSFKDDKKRSGSTPSREVHNKLEKNRRAHLKECFETLRRQLPSMDDKKISNQTILKAAHKHIQSLKRKEREYEHEMERLAREKIAHQQKLSALKKELSARWDHIDFNALLPDMASLDQHRDKETKSTTTASEQPDLEDDARDAGTQVSPASPRLHPEPPARPPPPVPSTTLADSGPGMAAPRDQHFTDPNQPLNLSTSMVEPSRAPQLVSQPGRSPHHVTDWGTQQPYQQPTFTTATGTAGEEAWQAVEVSSGPTSATRDTVTTVAGDHLSIMGGTAGIHLPAHLVAGGVQLNGAPGGLLGQPAIQVITPEGYKLLPADHAPNGAKPLTITLAHPATTEGLDRGDNPEEAKTGAATAAPMMVAFKNGVQALHLAMPTTPRTLPHTQGTNGTITTVPLNLSVGGAAAAVKVTQAATSSLLPSYLPITHANGGLHSAGIAFSSSCILLASQSCCT; from the exons atgagggaggagaggaaggaggggaagacgaAGGGGTGAAACGGGAGGCTGTGGTGCAGCGGACGGCTGACAACCTTCCAAGGGCCACCCCAACCACCatcccccatcaccacccacacaacaaccatcaccaccaccaccaccaccatcatcatcaccaccaccataacagtAATCACCGGGGCGTGGGGCCCAATTCCCCGCCACCTGCGCCCCGCACTGCCCCTACCAGCCCCGCCCACGCTCGCGACGAGCCACCTCAACAACGACGGGTACCAACGCTGTCCACGCCCACGCTAGGCGTAAGGGGCACTCCCAGTGGACAGCCGCAGGGTGGGGGACAGCACCACACCTCACCGCGTACTTCGCTGTCTTATCCCGGGTCGCCGGCAGCATCCCCGTCCCCGCTGGGACTGCTCAGCGTCTTCCGGCAGGAGTCCTCGTCGCCGCCCTCCAGCTCCAGTAGCACAGGCGATCCCTCCAGCCTGCCCCCTCGCTTGGGGACCGACGCTactcatcaccagcagcagcaccagcccGGGCCACACCTTCACAATGGCCTGGCCAAGTCGCTTACTCTCTCCCCCGCCCATCACAACACCTTCTCTCACCATGGGCTTTACTCTCCCGATGACCCATCCTTTAAGGATGATAAGAAGCGTTCAGG AAGTACTCCATCGCGGGAGGTGCACAATAAACTGGAGAAGAACCGCCGTGCGCACCTGAAGGAATGCTTTGAAACCTTAAGGCGGCAGCTGCCCTCCATGGATGACAAGAAGATATCCAACCAGACCATCCTCAAGGCCGCCCACAAACACATCCAA AGCTTGAAGAGGAAGGAGCGAGAGTATGAACATGAAATGGAGCGTCTGGCTCGGGAGAAGATTGCCCACCAGCAGAAGCTTTCAGCACTCAAAAAGGAACTGTCAGCCCGTTGGGACCACATTGACTTTAATGCTCTGCTACCAGACATGGCCTCCCTTGATCAGCACCGTGACAAGGAAACCAAGTCTACTACCACTGCCTCAGAGCAGCCTGATCTGGAGGATGATGCCCGGGATGCTGGTACTCAAGTATCTCCTGCCTCACCTCGTCTACATCCAGAACCTCCggcccgcccaccaccacctgtaccAAGCACCACCCTGGCCGACAGTGGCCCTGGGATGGCAGCCCCCAGGGACCAGCATTTTACAGATCCCAATCAGCCACTCAACCTATCCACTAGCATGGTGGAACCCTCCAGAGCACCTCAGTTGGTATCTCAGCCAGGCCGATCCCCCCACCATGTCACAGATTGGGGCACACAGCAACCCTATCAACAACCCACTTTCACCACTGCCACAGGCACAGCAGGGGAAGAGGCATGGCAAGCAGTTGAGGTAAGCTCAGGACCAACCAGTGCCACCAGGGATACTGTTACTACTGTAGCAGGTGACCACCTGTCAATCATGGGTGGTACGGCTGGCATCCACCTGCCAGCACATTTGGTGGCTGGTGGTGTGCAGCTCAATGGTGCCCCAGGGGGTCTCTTGGGCCAGCCAGCAATACAAGTGATCACTCCTGAAGGGTACAAGCTGCTGCCTGCTGATCATGCTCCTAATGGCGCCAAGCCCCTCACAATTACCCTTGCCCATCCAG CCACCACTGAAGGGCTGGATCGTGGAGACAACCCTGAAGAAGCCAAGACTGgagctgctactgctgctcccATGATGGTTGCCTTCAAGAATGGTGTGCAGGCTCTCCACCTGGCCATGCCTACCACCCCACGAACCCTCCCTCATACACAAG GTACTAATGGCACCATAACTACAGTGCCACTCAACCTAAGTGTGGGGGGAGCGGCAGCAGCCGTCAAGGTGACACAAGCTGCTACgtcctcc
- the LOC135105863 gene encoding max-binding protein MNT-like isoform X3 has product MVKMGLKQPDRTEKWSHPPKKKWIYNYLADDEGGEEGGEDEGVKREAVVQRTADNLPRATPTTIPHHHPHNNHHHHHHHHHHHHHHNSNHRGVGPNSPPPAPRTAPTSPAHARDEPPQQRRVPTLSTPTLGVRGTPSGQPQGGGQHHTSPRTSLSYPGSPAASPSPLGLLSVFRQESSSPPSSSSSTGDPSSLPPRLGTDATHHQQQHQPGPHLHNGLAKSLTLSPAHHNTFSHHGLYSPDDPSFKDDKKRSGSTPSREVHNKLEKNRRAHLKECFETLRRQLPSMDDKKISNQTILKAAHKHIQSLKRKEREYEHEMERLAREKIAHQQKLSALKKELSARWDHIDFNALLPDMASLDQHRDKETKSTTTASEQPDLEDDARDAGTQVSPASPRLHPEPPARPPPPVPSTTLADSGPGMAAPRDQHFTDPNQPLNLSTSMVEPSRAPQLVSQPGRSPHHVTDWGTQQPYQQPTFTTATGTAGEEAWQAVEVSSGPTSATRDTVTTVAGDHLSIMGGTAGIHLPAHLVAGGVQLNGAPGGLLGQPAIQVITPEGYKLLPADHAPNGAKPLTITLAHPATTEGLDRGDNPEEAKTGAATAAPMMVAFKNGVQALHLAMPTTPRTLPHTQGTNGTITTVPLNLSVGGAAAAVKVTQAATSSLLPSYLPITHANGGLHSAGIAFSSSCILLASQSCCT; this is encoded by the exons atgagggaggagaggaaggaggggaagacgaAGGGGTGAAACGGGAGGCTGTGGTGCAGCGGACGGCTGACAACCTTCCAAGGGCCACCCCAACCACCatcccccatcaccacccacacaacaaccatcaccaccaccaccaccaccatcatcatcaccaccaccataacagtAATCACCGGGGCGTGGGGCCCAATTCCCCGCCACCTGCGCCCCGCACTGCCCCTACCAGCCCCGCCCACGCTCGCGACGAGCCACCTCAACAACGACGGGTACCAACGCTGTCCACGCCCACGCTAGGCGTAAGGGGCACTCCCAGTGGACAGCCGCAGGGTGGGGGACAGCACCACACCTCACCGCGTACTTCGCTGTCTTATCCCGGGTCGCCGGCAGCATCCCCGTCCCCGCTGGGACTGCTCAGCGTCTTCCGGCAGGAGTCCTCGTCGCCGCCCTCCAGCTCCAGTAGCACAGGCGATCCCTCCAGCCTGCCCCCTCGCTTGGGGACCGACGCTactcatcaccagcagcagcaccagcccGGGCCACACCTTCACAATGGCCTGGCCAAGTCGCTTACTCTCTCCCCCGCCCATCACAACACCTTCTCTCACCATGGGCTTTACTCTCCCGATGACCCATCCTTTAAGGATGATAAGAAGCGTTCAGG AAGTACTCCATCGCGGGAGGTGCACAATAAACTGGAGAAGAACCGCCGTGCGCACCTGAAGGAATGCTTTGAAACCTTAAGGCGGCAGCTGCCCTCCATGGATGACAAGAAGATATCCAACCAGACCATCCTCAAGGCCGCCCACAAACACATCCAA AGCTTGAAGAGGAAGGAGCGAGAGTATGAACATGAAATGGAGCGTCTGGCTCGGGAGAAGATTGCCCACCAGCAGAAGCTTTCAGCACTCAAAAAGGAACTGTCAGCCCGTTGGGACCACATTGACTTTAATGCTCTGCTACCAGACATGGCCTCCCTTGATCAGCACCGTGACAAGGAAACCAAGTCTACTACCACTGCCTCAGAGCAGCCTGATCTGGAGGATGATGCCCGGGATGCTGGTACTCAAGTATCTCCTGCCTCACCTCGTCTACATCCAGAACCTCCggcccgcccaccaccacctgtaccAAGCACCACCCTGGCCGACAGTGGCCCTGGGATGGCAGCCCCCAGGGACCAGCATTTTACAGATCCCAATCAGCCACTCAACCTATCCACTAGCATGGTGGAACCCTCCAGAGCACCTCAGTTGGTATCTCAGCCAGGCCGATCCCCCCACCATGTCACAGATTGGGGCACACAGCAACCCTATCAACAACCCACTTTCACCACTGCCACAGGCACAGCAGGGGAAGAGGCATGGCAAGCAGTTGAGGTAAGCTCAGGACCAACCAGTGCCACCAGGGATACTGTTACTACTGTAGCAGGTGACCACCTGTCAATCATGGGTGGTACGGCTGGCATCCACCTGCCAGCACATTTGGTGGCTGGTGGTGTGCAGCTCAATGGTGCCCCAGGGGGTCTCTTGGGCCAGCCAGCAATACAAGTGATCACTCCTGAAGGGTACAAGCTGCTGCCTGCTGATCATGCTCCTAATGGCGCCAAGCCCCTCACAATTACCCTTGCCCATCCAG CCACCACTGAAGGGCTGGATCGTGGAGACAACCCTGAAGAAGCCAAGACTGgagctgctactgctgctcccATGATGGTTGCCTTCAAGAATGGTGTGCAGGCTCTCCACCTGGCCATGCCTACCACCCCACGAACCCTCCCTCATACACAAG GTACTAATGGCACCATAACTACAGTGCCACTCAACCTAAGTGTGGGGGGAGCGGCAGCAGCCGTCAAGGTGACACAAGCTGCTACgtcctcc